The Vibrio penaeicida sequence CAGTAATCGTTGTGCTGAGCGTTGATTGCGATACCAGATACTGGGTCTACATCAAACTCTTCGTAACCAAACTCTTCAACAGGTGCTGTTGCTTCACCATATGGAAGACGAGCAAGTACTTTAGGCATTGTTAGAGAAACAAAACGAGAATCATCACTTTCACGGAATGAACGCCACTGTGCATACTCTAAAGATTCAAATACTTTCTCTAGATCTCGCGGCTTAGACAATTCTGTCCACTCATCAAAACCAAACAATGCTGGTGAAGCGGCGGATAGGAAAGGCGCAAAACCTGCTGCAGCTACATTAGACATTAAGCCCAATGTCTCAATATCTTCAGGGTGATTAGTGAATTCGTAATCACCGATAATTGCACCATAAGGTTCACCACCAGCACTGCCAAACTCAGACTCATAAACTTTCTTGAAGATCTGGCTTTGATCGAACTCTACCGCTTTACTCAGATCTTTGTGCAGCTCTTTTTTGGTTAGACTCATCAATCGAATCTTAAGCGTTGAACTGGTTTCTGAGTTAGACGTAAGGTAATGCAAACCGCGCCAAGTACCTTCAAGCTTTTGAAGTTCAGGGTGATGCATCACTTCAGCAAGCTGTTTAGAAATCTTAGCATCTAATGCTGAAATGGCTTCGCGGAACGTTACCGTTAAGTTCTTGTTCCATGTAACTGTACCTTTCATCGCTTCTTCAGTTAATGTTTTGATTAACTCTTCAGCGCGAGAAGCTTCGGTTTGCTTAGTTGCACCGATGGCTTGGTCTAAGAAAGATACGCTCTGTTCACCAGTAGTAGGATCTAACTGCTGCTCAGTTTGAGTGCTCATTTACTCACCTCCTTCTTTCTTGTCACCAGAACCATCTTCGTTCAGGTTCAATTCACCCGCCAACTGGCTCAAGTTGTCGGTATTATTCAGAACAGATTCAAGGAC is a genomic window containing:
- the tssC gene encoding type VI secretion system contractile sheath large subunit — encoded protein: MSTQTEQQLDPTTGEQSVSFLDQAIGATKQTEASRAEELIKTLTEEAMKGTVTWNKNLTVTFREAISALDAKISKQLAEVMHHPELQKLEGTWRGLHYLTSNSETSSTLKIRLMSLTKKELHKDLSKAVEFDQSQIFKKVYESEFGSAGGEPYGAIIGDYEFTNHPEDIETLGLMSNVAAAGFAPFLSAASPALFGFDEWTELSKPRDLEKVFESLEYAQWRSFRESDDSRFVSLTMPKVLARLPYGEATAPVEEFGYEEFDVDPVSGIAINAQHNDYCWMNSSYVMGAKLTDAFAKYGFCTAIRGAEGGGRVENLPTHFFQSDDGDPDMKCPTEIGITDRRESELGKLGFLPLCHYKNTNYAVFFGAQTCQKPAKYDNPDATANAAISARLPYMMATSRFAHYLKVMARDKIGSFMEAEDVETWLNRWILTYVNASEGGGQEIRARYPLADAKVEVKEIPGSPGSYNAVAWLKPWLQMEELTASLRLVAKIPESGS